Proteins co-encoded in one Plectropomus leopardus isolate mb chromosome 14, YSFRI_Pleo_2.0, whole genome shotgun sequence genomic window:
- the txlnbb gene encoding taxilin beta b, which yields MEACPATTGPEASPAEGRHIDLTEDLGQQLEDIISTYQADEIPAEPEDTEEVTTVKEADTRKDQKLEKKMLKNLGKEAMLLMQSLNKLNTPEQKLEAIIKKHAELLEEHRSDQKQLKVLQKKLLQVMKEKDQLQSEHSRAVLARSKLEGLCRELQRHNKTLKEETLQRCREDDLKRKEITTHFQGTLSEIQAQIEEHSSRNTKLCQENSALAEKLKGLISQYDQREANLEKVFKHRDLKEKLLETKLTQANMILKEAEEKHKLEKELLLKQTAEHKMKVKVMKEQEIDMKTQLDMYSKKFDEFQGTVSKSNSVYSDFKQDMDKMAKKMKKLEKECQSWKTRFDGCNKSLLDMVADKAIKEKEFELITIKNQKLENLCRALQEERKGLYEKVQAAGGQPDIKTTEPTEKEGPQELETPKEPKDDKPAPPSAAPVAKPTPETPLTKELAKVKAEQARLKEIAGSFTISHVIPTETVVSQSQELSEGVQEPEESDSTGEHLQEVLEHGCQEQRDLEMESVD from the exons ATGGAGGCTTGTCCTGCAACAACGGGTCCGGAGGCGTCGCCAGCCGAGGGTCGGCACATTGACCTGACAGAGGACCTGGGCCAGCAGCTGGAGGACATCATTAGCACCTACCAGGCTGACGAGATTCCCGCTGAgccagaggacacagaggaggtCACAACCGTCAAAGAGGCAGACACCCGCAAGGACCAGAAACTGGAGaagaaaatgctcaaaaatctag GGAAGGAAGCCATGCTGCTGATGCAAAGTCTAAACAAACTCAACACTCCCGAACAAAAACTGGAAGCAATCATCAAGAAGCACGCTGAGCTG TTGGAGGAGCATCGGAGTGACCAGAAGCAGCTGAAGGTTCTGCAGAAGAAGCTGCTCCAGGTCATGAAGGAGAAGGACCAGCTGCAGAGCGAGCACAGCCGGGCTGTGCTGGCTCGCAGTAAACTGGAGGGACTCTGCCGAGAGCTGCAGAGGCACAACAAGACCTTAAAG GAAGAGACGCTGCAGAGGTGCAGAGAGGATGACCTGAAGAGGAAAGAGATCACCACCCACTTCCAGGGGACGCTGAGTGAGATTCAGGCCCAAATCGAGGAACACAGCAGCCGCAACACCAAGCTGTGCCAGGAGAACAGCGCTCTGGCAGAGAAACTCAAGGGACTCATTTCACAATACGACCAGCGAGAGGCG AACCTGGAAAAGGTCTTCAAACACAGAGACCTAAAAGAGAAGCTGCTGGAAACCAAACTCACGCAGGCCAACATGATCCTGAAGGAGGCGGAGGAGAAGCACAAGCTGGAAAAAGAGCTT CTGCTAAAACAGACAGCCGAGCATAAAATGAAAGTGAAGGTCATGAAGGAGCAAGAAATCGATATGAAGACCCAG CTCGATATGTACTCCAAGAAGTTTGATGAATTCCAGGGCACGGTATCAAAGAGTAACAGTGTCTACAGCGACTTCAAACAGGACATGGACAAA ATggcaaagaaaatgaaaaagctggaaaaagagTGCCAGTCATGGAAGACTCGCTTTGATGGCTGCAACAAGAGTCTCCTTGACATGGTGGCAGAT aAAGCAATCAAGGAAAAGGAGTTCGAGCTCATCACCATCAAGAACCAGAAGCTTGAGAATCTGTGCAGGGCTTTgcaagaggagaggaaaggtcTTTATGAGAAGGTGCAGGCAGCTGGAGGTCAACCAGACATCAAAACTACTGAACCAACTGAGAAAGAGGGCCCCCAAGAGTTGGAGACCCCTAAAGAACCTAAAGACGATAAACCCGCCCCTCCCTCTGCAGCCCCCGTCGCAAAACCAACACCTGAAACTCCACTGACCAAGGAACTGGCTAAAGTGAAGGCTGAGCAGGCCCGTCTGAAGGAGATCGCCGGCTCTTTCACAATCTCTCACGTTATACCCACAGAAACAGTCGTTAGCCAATCACAAGAACTCTCTGAGGGCGTCCAGGAGCCAGAGGAGAGTGACAGTACCGGCGAACATCTCCAGGAAGTCTTAGAGCACGGGTGCCAAGAACAGAGAGATTTGGAGATGGAGTCAGTTGATTAA
- the LOC121954097 gene encoding uncharacterized protein LOC121954097, with translation MAEGADSTVVKALTAFVESGRALLDLAERESREGSLQEFIRQKIRIEQKHSMLGLIEVAAALYRSLSVQTKNDAEDLWRKKNHCAAVQDAVLNFQQLEVQWDAFLQRLDDELQLSAKILAGEHQSKCISPDISLIDARTGGVVKLEKYLGKGKKILLVLIRQFSCLLCRLHLKDLEKNQRFLDAHSMQVVVVSFGCQEGASHWLQETGCHYDMLLDSDRKMYTDFGLGASLKKVLNFSNMLLYAEYVVANMEFPRGLPSIQDDMFQLGGDFVLDEHGRVLFSHRCQSPIDRPSVEDILSAQ, from the exons atggctGAAGGAGCAGATTCGACTGTGGTGAAAGCTTTGACAGCTTTTGTGGAAAGTGGAAGAGCTCTGCTGGACCTCGCCGAGAGGGAGAGCAGGGAAG GCTCTCTCCAGGAATTCATCAGGCAGAAAATCCGCATAGAGCAAAAACATTCAATGCTTGGTCTGATCGAAGTTGCTGCTGCTTTGTACAGAAG tttgtCTGTTCAGACCAAAAACGATGCAGAGGatctctggagaaaaaaaaatca CTGTGCTGCTGTACAGGACGCTGTGCTCAACTTTCAGCAACTAGAA GTGCAGTGGGATGCCTTTCTGCAGCGTTTGGATGATGAGTTACAACTGAGTGCTAAAATACTGGCCGGGGAACATcagtcaaaatgtatttcaccTGATATATCTCTCATTGATGCCAGAACAGGAGG aGTAGTGAAATTAGAGAAATATCTTGGGAAAGGTAAAAAGATCCTGCTGGTGTTAATCCGTCAGTTCTCCTGTCTGCTCTGCCGTCTCCACCTTAAAGATCTGGAGAAGAATCAG AGGTTCTTGGATGCACACTCAATGCAAGTGGTTGTGGTTTCATTTGGCTGTCAGGAGGGAGCTTCACACTGGCTGCAGGAGACTGGCTGTCACTATGACATGCTGTTGGACTCTGACAGGAAG ATGTATACTGATTTCGGCCTGGGAGCATCTCTGAAGAAAGTTTTAAACTTCAGTAACATGCTGCTCTATGCTGAATACGTGGTGGCCAATATGGAGTTTCCAAGAGGGCTTCCATCGATTCAAGACGACATGTTTCAG ctggGAGGCGACTTTGTTTTGGACGAACATGGGAGGGTGCTGTTCTCTCACCGCTGTCAGAGTCCCATAGACAGACCCTCAGTGGAGGATATTTTATCTGCACAGTGA